ATACCACGCTTTCGTAAAATCTCTAATATCAAAAGGTTTAGCTTATCCTTGCTTTTGCACTGAAGAAGATTTGGATAAAACAAGAACAATTCAACAAGAACTTAAAATTAATACAGGATATCATGGGAAATGGGCAATTCACAGGAATTCAACAATGGATGAAATTAATTCTGAATTAACTAAGGGCACCCCTTATGTTATAAGACTTAGAGCACCTGAATCATCTGGCAAAAGAGTTGTTTGTAATGATTTAATTAAAGGGACCATAAGTATGCCAGAAAATGACCAAGATATTGTAATTCTTAAAACAAACGGAATTCCAACATATCATTTTGCTCATGCTATAGATGATCATTTAATGGGAACAACCCATGTAATTCGTGGCGAGGAGTGGCTCTCATCTCTCCCTATACATTTGCAGTTGTTTGAAATGTTGGGCTTTACGCCACCGCAGTATGCTCATATACCTACAATTATGAAAATGGATGGAACTTCAAAACGTAAGCTCAGCAAGAGAAAAGACCCTGAAATTTCCATGAACTTTTATAAATCTGAAGGATATCCTTTTGTATCTGTAGCTGAATATCTTGTAAATTTAATTAATTCTGATTTTCAAGAGTGGAGGGATACACACGCAAATATTCCTTGCACAAGCTTTAATATTACCCTTGAAAACATGAGCAAAAGTGGAGCTTTATTTGATATTTTGAAACTTAACGATATTAGTAAAAATGTTATAGCTACCATGAATGCAGCTACTGTATATGAACTTTATCTTAATTGGGCTAAAGATTATGATGTTAAAATGTCAAATTTATTAATAGATAATGAAGAATATGCTAAAAAGATATTTAATATAGAAAGAGAAAATGATAAGCCAAGAAAAGATTTTGTTAAATGGTTAGATGTAAAAGAACATATTGAGTATTTCTTTGATGATCTTTATAAAGATAGCCTTACTAATGGATACAATTTCCCTGATCATATACCAATGGATGAGGTAAGAAGTGTTCTTTCAAGTTATATAGGTGTAT
This window of the Clostridium estertheticum genome carries:
- the gltX gene encoding glutamate--tRNA ligase, translating into MDYLKLADLLLPNVKETPEYYRTLYPKRNLKPNAMITRYAPSPTGFQHLGGVFAALISERLAHQSEGIFYLRVEDTDKKREVVGAIEDSTNTLRDFGINFDEGVIDSNNEKGAYGPYKQSDRINIYHAFVKSLISKGLAYPCFCTEEDLDKTRTIQQELKINTGYHGKWAIHRNSTMDEINSELTKGTPYVIRLRAPESSGKRVVCNDLIKGTISMPENDQDIVILKTNGIPTYHFAHAIDDHLMGTTHVIRGEEWLSSLPIHLQLFEMLGFTPPQYAHIPTIMKMDGTSKRKLSKRKDPEISMNFYKSEGYPFVSVAEYLVNLINSDFQEWRDTHANIPCTSFNITLENMSKSGALFDILKLNDISKNVIATMNAATVYELYLNWAKDYDVKMSNLLIDNEEYAKKIFNIERENDKPRKDFVKWLDVKEHIEYFFDDLYKDSLTNGYNFPDHIPMDEVRSVLSSYIGVYDYSHDNDTWFATLKELALNLGYAKNAKTYKKNPELFKGQLSDVATIVRVALTNKTQTQDLHEVMQAMGENRVIERLSQNFK